One window of the Mixophyes fleayi isolate aMixFle1 chromosome 6, aMixFle1.hap1, whole genome shotgun sequence genome contains the following:
- the SNAI1 gene encoding zinc finger protein SNAI1, whose translation MPRSFLVKKHFSATKKPNYSELESQTVYISPFLYDKYPIPVIPQSEILSTGAYFPPLVWDTGLLTTFFTTEPDYSKSPISTSSEDSKPLDLTSFSSEDDEGKTSDPPSPASSATEAEKFHCNQCTKSYSTFAGLSKHKQLHCDSQSRKSFSCKYCEKEYVSLGALKMHIRSHTLPCVCKICGKAFSRPWLLQGHIRTHTGEKPFSCTHCNRAFADRSNLRAHLQTHSDVKKYQCKTCSRTFSRMSLLHKHEETGCSGNH comes from the exons ATGCCACGTTCATTCCTGGTCAAGAAACACTTCTCTGCCACCAAGAAGCCAAACTACAGTGAACTGGAAAGTCAGACAG TGTATATCTCACCATTCCTATATGACAAGTACCCCATCCCTGTGATACCACAGTCAGAGATCCTCAGCACCGGAGCCTACTTCCCCCCTCTTGTCTGGGATACCGGGCTACTTACAACGTTCTTTACCACTGAGCCCGACTACAGTAAATCTCCGATCTCCACATCTAGCGAAGACTCCAAACCCCTAGATCTCACCTCTTTCTCCAGCGAGGACGATGAGGGGAAAACATCAGACCCCCCTAGCCCAGCCTCTTCAGCCACAGAAGCGGAGAAGTTCCACTGTAACCAATGTACGAAGTCTTATTCTACCTTTGCTGGACTGTCTAAACACAAGCAGCTGCACTGTGACTCACAAAGCAGAAAATCTTTCAGCTGCAAATACTGCGAGAAGGAATATGTCAGTTTAGGGGCCCTGAAGATGCATATCAGGAGCCACACACTTCCCTGTGTCTGCAAGATCTGTGGCAAAGCTTTCTCAAGACCTTGGCTTCTGCAGGGACATATCAGAACACACACAG gtgagaagccattttcctgTACTCATTGCAACCGGGCCTTCGCTGACCGCTCTAACCTAAGAGCCCATCTGCAGACTCATTCAGATGTTAAGAAGTATCAGTGCAAAACCTGCTCCAGGACTTTCTCCCGCATGTCACTTCTTCACAAGCACGAGGAGACGGGATGTTCTGGGAACCACTGA